Proteins from a single region of Salipiger sp. H15:
- a CDS encoding carph-isopro domain-containing protein, giving the protein MEPASRIIAALGGPTAVAEAIGIHRTRVSMWQAPRSKGGTNGLIPYRHVPRLVALARKKGVELEPTDFIPPTETAA; this is encoded by the coding sequence ATGGAACCCGCAAGCCGAATAATCGCCGCCCTCGGTGGCCCGACCGCAGTAGCCGAGGCGATTGGCATCCACCGAACACGCGTCTCGATGTGGCAAGCACCTCGCTCGAAGGGCGGTACCAACGGACTCATTCCTTATCGGCACGTGCCGAGACTCGTGGCGCTGGCCAGGAAGAAAGGGGTCGAACTTGAGCCCACTGACTTCATCCCACCCACTGAAACCGCTGCCTGA
- a CDS encoding DUF2312 domain-containing protein produces the protein MKETAEDIEVKNDAYGVAAGELKQFIERFERLDLEKKEIADQQKAVMAEAKGRGYNTKVLRKVIALRKRDKADIAEEEAVLAMYKAALGMD, from the coding sequence ATGAAGGAAACCGCCGAGGACATCGAGGTGAAGAACGACGCGTATGGCGTCGCCGCGGGCGAACTGAAGCAGTTCATCGAGCGCTTCGAGCGCCTCGACCTCGAGAAGAAGGAGATCGCCGACCAGCAGAAGGCGGTGATGGCCGAGGCCAAGGGCCGAGGCTACAACACCAAAGTCCTGCGCAAGGTCATCGCCCTACGCAAGCGCGACAAGGCCGACATCGCCGAGGAAGAGGCGGTGCTCGCGATGTACAAAGCCGCGCTGGGGATGGATTGA
- a CDS encoding DNA cytosine methyltransferase, with the protein MRDTFDFPELPDRALNGLPLIVDSFAGGGGASTGIEQALGRGPDIAINHNPAALALHAANHPETLHLSENVYRVDPLDHLAGKHIGLMWFSPDCKHFSKAKGGKPVARNIRDLAWIIPGWIERIQKSGGRVDVVLMENVEEFAGWGPLIETERGLMPCPDRKGETFATWCKAIRKLGGKIERRELRACDYGAPTIRKRLFVAIRFDGQRIVWPAPTHSAPDSPEVKAGKLLPWRTAAECIDWSLPCPSIFDSKAEVMEKHGLRAVRPLADNTLARVAKGLRRYVLDAGHPYLVSIAHGDSGGRREYPLTEPHGVVTAGGISHAVVAPTLMRQFKCSSAADIDMPSPTITAGGGGKTALIAPSIAKFMTGATGSDIAAPLPTVTANSYLKRPGGAAPLGILAPLLASLKGTTRRMDPVAQPHPTVCAEGNHGAVVAPVLTYAQQGGRCRSIEDPHHTICASKKDQNSMIAATMVHVGNGERKGQAPRALDITAPLNTVVAGGVKQYPVAAFLAQQNKDGRGVHPGRPAGEPISTVTSSGSHQTPVAAWLAKYYGTGDGAPATEPMHTITTKDRIVPMQAALAAPPFDDSHAPRARQVAELLREHGLWDDREFVTVEIGGTSFVIVDVGMRMLTPRELFNAQGFPSDYVIEGVWHERGGEWDFEAFPKDVQVSCVGNSVCPPLAEALVRSNCAHLVTAMKEQAA; encoded by the coding sequence ATGCGCGACACCTTCGACTTCCCCGAGCTGCCCGACCGCGCCCTCAACGGCCTGCCGCTGATCGTCGACAGCTTCGCCGGCGGCGGCGGGGCGAGCACCGGCATCGAGCAGGCGCTCGGCCGCGGGCCCGACATCGCGATCAACCACAACCCGGCGGCGCTGGCGCTGCACGCAGCGAACCACCCCGAGACGCTGCACCTCTCCGAGAACGTCTATCGCGTCGATCCGCTCGACCATCTCGCGGGCAAGCACATCGGCCTCATGTGGTTCAGCCCGGACTGCAAGCACTTCAGCAAGGCCAAGGGCGGCAAGCCTGTGGCGCGCAACATCCGCGATCTCGCGTGGATCATCCCCGGCTGGATCGAGCGCATCCAGAAGAGCGGCGGGCGCGTCGACGTCGTGCTGATGGAGAACGTCGAGGAGTTCGCCGGCTGGGGCCCGCTGATCGAGACCGAGCGCGGCCTGATGCCCTGCCCCGACCGCAAGGGCGAGACCTTCGCCACCTGGTGCAAGGCTATCCGCAAGCTCGGCGGCAAGATCGAGCGCCGCGAGCTGCGCGCCTGCGACTACGGCGCGCCGACCATCCGCAAGCGGCTCTTCGTCGCCATCCGCTTCGACGGCCAGCGGATCGTCTGGCCCGCGCCCACGCATAGCGCGCCGGATTCCCCCGAGGTGAAGGCGGGCAAGCTGCTGCCGTGGCGCACAGCGGCGGAATGCATCGACTGGTCGCTGCCTTGTCCGTCGATCTTCGACAGCAAGGCCGAAGTCATGGAAAAGCACGGGCTGCGCGCCGTGCGCCCGCTGGCCGACAACACGCTCGCCCGTGTCGCCAAGGGGCTGCGCCGCTACGTGCTGGACGCCGGGCACCCCTACCTCGTGAGCATCGCCCACGGCGACAGCGGCGGCCGCCGGGAATACCCGCTCACCGAGCCGCATGGCGTCGTGACCGCAGGAGGCATCTCGCACGCGGTGGTCGCGCCCACGCTAATGCGGCAGTTCAAGTGCTCGAGCGCCGCCGACATCGACATGCCTTCGCCCACCATCACCGCCGGCGGCGGCGGGAAGACCGCGCTCATCGCTCCGTCGATCGCGAAGTTCATGACCGGCGCCACTGGCAGCGACATCGCCGCCCCGCTCCCCACGGTCACCGCCAACAGCTACCTCAAGCGCCCCGGCGGCGCGGCACCGCTCGGCATCCTCGCGCCGCTGCTGGCCAGCCTGAAGGGCACCACGCGCCGTATGGACCCCGTGGCGCAGCCTCACCCCACCGTCTGCGCCGAAGGCAACCACGGCGCCGTCGTTGCGCCGGTGCTGACCTACGCGCAGCAGGGCGGCCGCTGCCGGTCGATCGAGGATCCGCACCACACCATCTGCGCGAGCAAGAAAGACCAGAACAGCATGATCGCCGCGACCATGGTGCATGTCGGGAACGGCGAGCGGAAAGGCCAGGCGCCCCGCGCGCTCGACATCACCGCGCCGCTCAACACCGTCGTGGCGGGCGGCGTGAAGCAGTACCCGGTCGCGGCCTTCCTCGCCCAGCAGAACAAGGACGGGCGCGGCGTTCACCCGGGCCGCCCCGCTGGTGAGCCGATCTCGACCGTCACCAGCTCGGGCAGCCACCAGACGCCGGTCGCCGCATGGCTTGCGAAATACTACGGCACCGGCGATGGCGCGCCCGCCACCGAACCGATGCACACGATCACCACCAAGGATCGGATCGTGCCGATGCAAGCCGCGCTCGCGGCCCCACCCTTCGACGATAGCCACGCGCCACGCGCCCGCCAGGTGGCGGAGTTGCTGCGCGAGCACGGCCTCTGGGATGACCGCGAGTTCGTCACCGTCGAGATCGGCGGTACGTCCTTCGTCATCGTCGATGTCGGCATGCGGATGCTCACCCCGCGCGAACTCTTCAACGCGCAGGGCTTCCCGTCCGACTACGTGATCGAGGGTGTCTGGCACGAGCGCGGCGGCGAGTGGGACTTCGAGGCCTTCCCGAAGGACGTGCAGGTGTCCTGCGTCGGGAACAGCGTCTGCCCGCCGTTGGCCGAGGCGCTGGTGCGGTCGAACTGCGCGCACCTGGTGACCGCGATGAAGGAGCAAGCCGCATGA
- a CDS encoding IS5 family transposase (programmed frameshift), translating to MSDLFWLSDAQMTRLEPYFPKSHGKPRVDDRRVLSGIILINRNGLRWRYAPREYGHHKALYNRWKRWSDKGIFARMMAGLAAGHGEKKTVMIDATYLKAHRTASSSAAKKGGPGRLIGRTKGGMNAKLPAICDSQGRPLNLFVTAGQVSDYVGARALRDSLPDVDWLLGDRGYDADWFREALKDKRIRACISGRKQRKATVKYDKRRYKRRNRIEIMFGRLKDWRRVATRYDRCPKIFLSAVALAATVTFWL from the exons ATGTCTGATCTCTTCTGGCTGAGCGATGCGCAGATGACGCGTCTGGAGCCCTACTTCCCGAAGTCCCACGGCAAACCTCGCGTTGATGATCGGCGCGTTCTCAGCGGGATTATCTTGATCAATCGCAATGGGTTGCGCTGGAGATACGCGCCAAGGGAATACGGCCACCACAAGGCGCTCTACAACCGCTGGAAGCGTTGGAGCGACAAGGGCATCTTCGCGAGGATGATGGCGGGACTGGCTGCCGGGCACGGCGAGAAAAAGACCGTGATGATTGACGCAACCTACCTGAAGGCTCACCGAACGGCGTCCAGTTCGGCCGCCAAAAAGGGGGGCC CTGGCCGCCTGATCGGACGGACCAAGGGCGGCATGAACGCGAAACTGCCTGCCATTTGCGACAGCCAAGGGCGTCCCCTCAACCTGTTCGTCACAGCAGGCCAGGTGAGCGACTACGTCGGCGCGCGGGCGCTTCGCGACAGTCTGCCGGATGTCGACTGGCTGCTCGGGGATCGCGGCTACGACGCCGACTGGTTTCGGGAAGCTTTGAAAGACAAACGGATACGCGCCTGCATCTCCGGACGGAAACAGCGCAAGGCGACGGTGAAGTATGACAAGCGCCGCTACAAACGCCGAAACCGGATCGAGATCATGTTCGGCAGGCTCAAGGACTGGCGCCGCGTTGCCACTCGCTATGACCGATGCCCGAAGATCTTCCTGTCAGCCGTCGCTCTCGCCGCTACTGTGACCTTCTGGCTATGA
- a CDS encoding S24 family peptidase produces MSAARTDKLRWNMLSRTPISTPLHAWLNKALEFSGLSQTALAEKLDAVVPKKVDRSTINKMVLGKRAISAEELLRISEITGFAVPGETPMTPTIAIAGRVGAGAQVPVFDAYSKGAGPQVECPPGLSPHGVVAVEVEGDSMEPVYSAGDLLFYTREAHDGVPAQVIGHRCVVEDENGMGWVKQVKPGDEPGLFHLISLNPGANTMWNKRLKWAARVRLHWPAELARRV; encoded by the coding sequence ATGAGCGCTGCGCGCACCGATAAACTGCGCTGGAACATGCTTTCGCGAACACCCATATCAACGCCACTTCACGCGTGGCTCAACAAAGCTCTGGAATTCTCAGGGCTTAGCCAAACTGCGCTCGCAGAAAAACTCGACGCGGTGGTCCCCAAGAAAGTTGATCGATCGACCATCAACAAGATGGTCCTCGGGAAGCGCGCAATTTCGGCCGAGGAGCTCCTCCGCATTTCGGAGATTACGGGCTTTGCGGTGCCCGGCGAAACGCCCATGACACCGACCATTGCCATCGCAGGAAGGGTTGGTGCTGGCGCTCAGGTACCAGTTTTCGATGCCTACTCGAAAGGTGCTGGACCCCAAGTGGAATGCCCGCCGGGCCTATCGCCACATGGAGTGGTCGCAGTTGAGGTCGAAGGTGACAGCATGGAGCCCGTGTATAGCGCCGGGGATCTTTTGTTCTACACTCGCGAGGCGCACGATGGCGTACCAGCCCAAGTGATCGGCCACAGATGCGTGGTGGAAGACGAAAATGGTATGGGCTGGGTCAAACAAGTGAAGCCAGGAGACGAGCCAGGTCTGTTTCACTTGATCTCATTGAACCCTGGCGCCAACACAATGTGGAACAAGCGCTTGAAATGGGCCGCGCGCGTTCGTCTTCACTGGCCGGCGGAGCTTGCCAGAAGGGTCTAA